The Calothrix sp. PCC 7507 DNA segment TTTTAACAGTAATGTTTGGGTTTTATATAGCGGTTCTCACTTGGATGCAATACAAAATTATATCGTCGCGTGTAGTAGCACAGCATTGCCCATACGTGTCAACTTAAGCTAAAAATAGCTTTACGCTTGGACTCCTCACCCGCCTGGGAATGAATTCCCAGGCTAATAGCATAAGTCTACTGAAGTAGACTAAGGATTTGTGATGATTTTTAGTCATCTTTAGATGACTTTTGCTATTAGACTCCGAATTCATTCGGAGGCGGGCTATGTGTTTGGCGTGGTTTCACGTCAAGTTGACACCAATGGGCATTGCCGTGCCCCTAAGAGTGTATTGGACTCAACCGATAACTGCTATATTTGGCAATCTTAACTTACAAGGAGGCAGAGGGCAGGAGGAACAATTGACGGAGAGTCAAACCCCGCACGCCAGTTCTTTTAAGTAGTTAAACATAATTAATTACACAATGTCATTGCAAATGGAGCGAAGCGAAATGTTCGCGGAGCGTTCCCGCAGGGTAGCAATCCCAACCCTTGCGGGTGCAAACTTTGGCTATACGATCGCATCTACTTTCTAGTGTTGCTGAATCAGAATATAACAACAAGCGATCGCTTATGGGGATTTAAGATTGCTCTAACAATTTTATCTGTTGCCACCAATGATTCAGGGGATAATAAACTACAGGTGCCCAAAGACTGCTGAGAATAGCAGAGGACAGGGCAACACGCTGGTAATATGTCCAGATATATTCTTTTTTGCTGAGGCTGTCTCCGCCATCGATATCGCCCATCCAAGTCAATTGCAAGCCAAAGATAGTTTCTGCAATTACTGCCATAGCAAAGACAATTAAAGCAATAGAAATAAAGTCTTCCTCAATAAAACGCTGCTTCTGAATCAAACTAGTTAGCATTCCTACTACCCCCAAAGTCACTGCGTGACTAGGGTTAGGTGCAGTCATGGCATCTTGAAGTAGCCCCAAAATTATCCCCGCAAATGCCCCCGCCCAAACTGTGCGCTTCACACTCCAAGCTACCACCCAAATTAATAACCAATTTGGCCCTATCCCTAATAATTCCATTCCTGGGAAGCGGGTTGGCAACATTAACAAACATAATAAAACAGATGCGATCGTCACCGTCCAATCCAGTAGTTGACG contains these protein-coding regions:
- the mreD gene encoding rod shape-determining protein MreD → MKIPAFGDRRQKKPKSSERKFHISTKPLASWRPRTRQLLDWTVTIASVLLCLLMLPTRFPGMELLGIGPNWLLIWVVAWSVKRTVWAGAFAGIILGLLQDAMTAPNPSHAVTLGVVGMLTSLIQKQRFIEEDFISIALIVFAMAVIAETIFGLQLTWMGDIDGGDSLSKKEYIWTYYQRVALSSAILSSLWAPVVYYPLNHWWQQIKLLEQS